DNA sequence from the Bubalus bubalis isolate 160015118507 breed Murrah chromosome 24, NDDB_SH_1, whole genome shotgun sequence genome:
GGTGCCTCTGAAAGATTGGAAGCAAGGATAGAGTATGATCAGATGCAATTTCTAGGGAGACTGTGCTGATGGTGGAATATAACATGGAGTGGGACAGgagactggaggcagggaggttGAGGGAGGCTATGGCCTTAATCCCACCATGACAAAATGCGGGCTTGATGGGGTTTCCATCTCCAAgggatggagaaaagaaaatgaattcaaacCCAGATCAGTCTTAGATCTAGACGTGGCCCAGTGCCTGGCTTAAGGCCGGTCTTCACATTCTGGTTGAAAGAATGACGCTGTCCttccctggctgtgtgacctcaggcaagctaCCGTCCCTCTCTGAGCTTTGGcttcctcatcttaaaaaaaaggaTGGAATCACGTCTGCCCTCATCTGGCTGGCATTCATTCTAAATGAGACCCCCCATGGAGTCAGCACTGGACACAGCACCAAGACGCCCTGCAGGCGCCCAAGGCCAAGGAGCCCCCTCTCCTGTCCCCGGCCCCCACCTGAAACGGGTGACACAGCTGAGTCCCACGAGGCTCCCCAGTCCGGAGGCGTCGACGCCAGTGCTGCGGAGGTCCAGGGAAAAGTCTTGGCCCGCAGCCTCCAGGGCGCTGCCCAGCACGTGGGTGTCGGGAGGCGTGAGCCGCGTGCCCAGGaaggagaggtgggcagggagcCCCTGCAGCACGTGCTGCCAGAGCCCGGGGTCCAGCGCCTCGTGGGCACAGTGCAGCAGCTCCAGCAGCCGCCCCGCCTGCAGCGTCCCGGGCTGCAGACGCTTCAGGTACCTCGTGAGCACCTTCTGCTTCCTGTCCGCCGACGTGGCTGCCGCCGGGCCTGCCAGGGCCCCCAGGCAGCCGGCGCGAGGCTGGAAGACCAGTCCCACCAAGAAGCGCGGCACGCCCTCCAGCCAGTTGTCATAGGGCCGCTTCTTCCTCGGGGTCAAGGCCAGATACTGCGGCAGCTCCTTGTCCTTGATTTCGCCGCTCAGAGCCAGCCACACGGCCCCCAGGAAGCACTGCAGGAGGAAGCTGGAAAAGGCCAGCTCCGTCTCCGGGGCCCCCGGGGTGGGCCGCAACCAGCCTTGGGCCGCAGCCCAGGCCCTCGCCTCTGCCGACAGTAAACAGCCCGCCTTCAGGGCCCTCTGGTGCGCACGGCCCAGCTCCCAGGCCAGCCTGGCCAATTCCGCCAGGGCCCCCGGGGGTCCGTCGCGAGCTGCTGGGCCTAGCAGGCCCACGTAGAGGCCCGTGAGCGTGGAGGGCAGCTGGGCTCCATCGCTCCGCTGCAGGAGGGCCTCTGCGAGCTGGCACACGGCCCGGCACACGGTGGGGCTGTGGCTATGGCTCAGGAGGAACGGCTGGGCCTGCAGGAGCGCCAGGGCCCTCTCTTGGTGCTCAGCGGTCCCCTCCAACTCAAAGTAACGCCTCACGTAGGCCTCAGCCTGCTGGACCGAGAAGCCGGCCACCTCAAACAGGGCGTCCACCTTGCTCAGGCTCTGGGCCAGGCGGCCCCGGGGCCAGGCCGTGAGCAGCAGGGTGCAGCCCCGCAGCAGCTTGCGCTGGAGGAGGCCCCCCAGCAGCCCCCGGAGGGAGCGGGGCTCTGCCGACCCGGGGCCCCCTGCGCTGTGCAGGGAGCCATCGTGGGCTTCCAGGTCCTCGAAGCCATCCAGGATGAGCAGGATGCGGTTGGGCCTCCTCGCGATGTAACTGAGGACTTCATCGTCCACTGGCAACGGCTGCGGGCCCAGGGAGGACAGCAGATCCTGCAGGCGGTAGGAGGTCCCCGGACGGTCCAAACGATGGCAGGGGACACAGAAGACAAAGTCGTACTGTGGCAGCTGGCCGTGGGCCCAGGCCCGGCTCACGGCCCGTGCCCAGTGACTCTTCCCGTGTCCCGCTTTGCCCAGCACAGCGATCACCCGCGTCTCTCGGGGCTGCTGGCAGTCGCTGGCAGCCAGCAGCACCTCGGCCAGACCCCCTCGGGCCGGCTGCCGCTCTGCCCAGTCCAGGGTGGCCAGCTCTCTCTCCTGGCTCTTCCCGCTGCTCTTCTCCAGCCTCACCCTCACCAGGTCCGTCTCCACCAGGGTGCCTTCCGGGCTGGTGGGCTGGGCCTGGTACTTGTCCCGTAGTGACTGGTAGAACTGCTCCACGCTCTCTGCGCAGGTCAAAGGGtatatggggtggggggagaggaggaTGCTCGTGGCAGGACTGGCCACTGTGAGGCCAGCCCGGCCCCCGTCACtagcttcttcatccattcatctcagCCTTCCCTAAGCACGTTCTTGATTAGTGGCCTCACTCAGTTATCCAgacactcattcattccttcttacACCCAGTCATACCCTCATCTCACTTGATTATCTATCCACTCCATTCACTCGCTAGCCttcattgttttttaactttttattttatattggggtatagccgatcaACGATATTGCGGTAGTTTCAGATGCCCAGCAAAACAACTCAGCCAGACAtgtacatggatccattctcccccagactcccctcctaTTGAGGttgtcacataacattgagcaagaCCCTGTGCCagacagcaggaccttgttgctAACATTCTTCTATTTGCTCACCGTAGGGAGGCCATGGCGGGAGGGGTGTTAAGAGCTAAGATAGTAGAATCCATGAATCTGGTTCAACTTTTTATTGTTCTCTTGAGCATGTGAGGTATCCcctatgcttcagtttcctcacctgtaaaacggGGATCATACTGGGGTCGTTAGCGACTTGACTACATCTCATGTGCCTGTAAGTGTGTCTGGGACAGAGTCCGACTCAGCCGTCTGGCCATTCTGTAAGTTGCCCTTTCATTTCTACCCTCTCACACGCATCACCCATTCTTGCCTTCATCCACTCTCTGTCACCCACCCTTCCCTCCTGCATTCTCCCAGCTTTGCAAACAAGAAAATGCTGACACATAGCATGGGCTCACAGGGGACAGGTCCTCAGTAAACCTTTCTCTAAGTGTAGGTGTAACTGGTGGAATGAATGATGGGATGATGGTGGGACCAAATGAGCacccaaatgaatgaatgaatgagctaaCAAGTAAGGGACCCTGAAACCACTCACCAGGCCACTTGGGAAGTTTGCTGGAGGCCCCGCCAGCTGCTGGGCATTTGCTGGgggacatctcatcctctggaggGGAAGAAGCTGGTGTTAGAGTTAGGGTGAGGGGCACCCCGGGgacctccctccctctgggtcatcagtCCCTTGAGTATGCCAAGGGCAGAGCTGACATGGGCTGAGTGTCCCCAGGTGGTGACCTGAGGCTGTATCCTACTCAAAGATGTCTTTCTTTGGCCagctgtacttttaaaattttcaccagTGTTTCAGAAATCACAATATGTATGCTAAAATCAAGATCTCCAGGTTCTGCCGGCAATTCAGATCAGGCTGCACTGGGCCTGTTTTCCTGCCATGTAACAAGCTGCTGAGATTGGACATGGATTCTCCTGTTGTCCCCCTCGCCCACCCTCCCTTGCACCCACCTCCCAGGACACCCTGTCCTGTTTTGTACAAACACAACTTGCCAGTCCCTGCAGGCAGCTCTGTGGGTGGATCTTGTTGTCTCAGGCCACTCCTTCCCCAGAACCTTTAGTTCTGTTTCCGGTAACTCTCAGAGGTCCAGCTGATTCTTACCTGTCAGGCCTGCACGGGAGGTCAGGGCCGGTTCGGGCATGCTGGGGAGGTCAGCGGCAGATGGGGCAAAGGGGCTGGCGGAGCCAGGCCGGTCTGGGGACTTGGGAAGGCTCTGGACAGCAGGCCCGCTGGAGGGGGGTGTTTGGCTGGCTGGGGGCATCTCACCTACAGGAGAGGGGAAAGGAGTATAGAATCAGCTAGGAGCCCACTTGGGTCACCCCTTCCTCAAATAAGGCTGTGGGGCAGGGGGGCTGGGGAAAAGGGATGGAAACTTCCCAAGGAAGTCATTTCAGGATGGAGTTGAGGAAAGAACTCTGGAATTACAGCTAGCTCCTAGAGCcttggttttcccatctgtgaaatggaaacaaTCATCTCATAGGGAGCTTAAGGGCAAATGCTACTAGGCACTTTCCCACTATGTGGTCAGAGCTCATTTTCCTCGATACCTCTTGCTCCTGGAGCACCAGTTCATTATACAAAAACTGGCGAGCAACTTTCAGAGGAAGTTCTTGAATCGAACGGAAGCATCTCCTACGTGCATTCTCTCTCCCTGAGAGCCCAACGCATCCCTTCCCTTGGACAATCTACAACCCTTCAATGGGGCAGGTCAGCAGGGACCACTTTGCTGACCTGGAAACAAGGCAGTTCAGAGAAAGCTGTACAAGCATGCATACTGAACTGTTCACAACGGCATACTAAAAGAGTGAGCGAGAGACTCAGAACTCTTGTGAGTATCTCTTATTGTTGTTTGGCTTGTTAATTAGCATGCAATGATGtcgtgattttaaaatataataaagtttttttttttttttaaagaaggcttAGTGGGGGAAAGTGACCCAAAAAAGGCCACTTAGCCATTTTGTGGGTGGTGGGTCCACTCGGACCATGTTGGGGAGCTTTGCTCCTCTGCTTTGATTTTTGGGAAATGGGGACAGAGAAGGGTGTTCTGGGGAAGGAAGATCATGAGAAGGTGCTAGGCTACACCTGTCAAATAcctgggtgggagtgggggaggggggtatGGGATACAGGAGCAATCAGGTCACAGGCAGAGGAGGCGAGGAGCCCAGGTTCACACACTCACTTTGGTAGATGAGTATACTGGAGACCCCCGTCCCAGTCCCTGAGATCGGCCAGAGCCCCTGAGGCAGAGTGGGGAGAGTGGGGATAATCTGAATGGGTCCCGCAGGAAGACTCAGGCAGCTCAACAAGGAACTGGAAGGAGGCGCtacaagagacagagaaggtGATTTTGGATTCTccattaaaatcttaaaaatatatatatatatatacatatttcaattatcgagaaaaattattattattattatcggCAGCAccacacacagcatgtgggatcttagttcccagatccctggtccagggatcagccccgcccccctgcattggaagtgcagagtcttaaccactggaccatcagggaagtcccttcactaACATCTGAGTTAATatctagtgggaaaaaaaagtgaaagtgttagtcgctcagtcacgactctttgtgaccccatggactgtagcccgccaggctcctctgtccatggaattctccaggcaagaatcctggagtgggttgccattccctctctggcgaacccgggtctcctgcattgcaggcagattctttaccgtctgagtcaccagggaagccccagtgaataTCTGACTCCCTTACAAAGGGCTCGGGTCTACGAGACAGCCGCAGCCGTGTCGGCCTGCCCTTGGCGGTACTGCTGGCACCCAGCAAAGCAGCTGTCGCAGACAGGGTGCTCAGCTGATAACTGATGAACACACAGGGCTGGTGGGTGAATTCCCTGATTGGAGGGGATTCCCAGGGATGCGTTTCCTCCCAGGCATATTCTCCAGCACAGACTGAGTGGATGGGGACCTGAGGACCAGATTGGCTGGGACAGACGTGGAGGAGACACTGGCAAAGAGAGGAATTCCATCCCTGCTGCCATAGCCACTCCTGGGGCACTTCCAGGGAACGGGGAAGCCCACCCTCTTGGAGCCCCTAACATACCCGCGTCCTTCAGCCGGGTCTGGCTGGATGCTGGCTCCGTGTTGAACAGAGCAGGAGGTGGCGGGCAGGGCTGAACCAAGGAGTCGCTCACTGGCCCCACCAGGAAAGTGCCAGTCACCACAGGCATGGTGAGGGGCTCGGCTGTGAGGAAGGGGGGCGTGTTAGAGGCTGGGTGAGATCTGGGCGGGGGGTGGTGTCTGGAGGGGCCTtcttgggggtggaggagggcagggtggaTCTCTCTGCTGGCAGTGGAAGGAAACACCTGTCCTCAGGCCTGGGTGAAGCTGGTTTCATTTCAGCAACTGCTCTGTGCTAGGcagtccccagccccagcctcctctTTATGGCTGGGTCCTGAGTGCTTCCTACCATGGAAACCTAGGGGCGGGCAGGCCTGTTAGCCCAGGCCCCTGTCACCCTCTCTACAGCCAgtcactgagcccccagggacccTAAGAGACCCCAACACTGCCCATCAGTCTGAGGCAGAATTTTATCTCCTTTGTTTAATTGCGAGTCCTTGGAGGGTGGACACTTGCCTCCCTCCATCAGACTGGAAGCTCTGTGAAGACAGAGACTATTTCTCCATCATCTTCGTGGGCAGGATCCCTAACTTCTCCATCAGATTAGAGTTTGCTGAGGGCAGAGACCAGGCTTCCTCCATCAGACTCGGAGGCTTTCATTCCTCAATCTGTTTCCCACAGAGAGGCTGGTTACCCCAGCTTTGCTAAAACAACCAagtgagaggggaggagaagggaggggaggagaaggggaggggagaggaagggagaggagaggaaggctggggagaggaaggcgggggagaggaagggaggggaggggaggaagcatCTGGTTGGTGGCGGGGCTGGGGAATGGTGAGCTGGAGGAAGAGGCTCACTGAGGCATGGGGCCTGTAAGGAGGGCGGGAGGGCACAGGGTAACCAGCCAATCCAAGGTGACTATACTCTGCAAGGAGACATGTGACCTGCAGGCGCAGTGGAActaggtggtgggggaggggggtgggggtctCAGCTCTGACTCGGAGTTAGGAGGAGGGAAGCATCATTGGCGGGGCTTCATAGGAGGAGCGGAATCTCCCAGCAGTCCTTGAATTTCAGAGCAATGGGCTATGGAATTATGACCTCGGTTTGAATCCCAGCCTCGCCTCTCACTTGCTGTGTGATCTCGGACAAGCggcttcacctctctgaacccCGACTTTCAAATGCCAGTTTCCGTGTGAACCTGAAGGGGCCCCCGCTttcctgcccacctgccctgctCACCTAGCTTCCGGTGCTTCAGATCCACAGGCAGCTCCTCTGGGAAGGCTGCAGAGAGAACCCCACGGTCATCAGCCCCAGGGCAGGGGTGTTCCAAGGCCGGAGGGGCTCCGGACCTCAGCAGGCCTTGCCTTAAGTGACTGGGAAGTGGCCTTGCGGTCcctttccctcccctgcccccaaccatTTCTGCCCCGACTCATCTGCTTGAGCCGGAACCCCATCTTGAAACAGCCGGGGCAATGAAGCACAGGGAGAGGCAGAACCACAGAGGGGACACAGAGgaggtttgttttgttctgtttttaaacttttttggcagcactgcaaggcctgtgggatcttatttccctgagcagggatcgaaccctcacctcCTGCAACAGAATCACGGAATTCCTAAGAGAAgtttgagttaaaaaaataacaataaaaataataaaaaaacaacctGCCTTTGGAGCCTTCCTAGCTGTGTATATCTGCAACACAGCATCTCTGAGCCTTTGACCTCTCATCTCTAAAACGGGGGCAGTGATTCCCAATTTGTAGGAGTGCATTGGAAATCAGTGAGTGAGTATTAAGCATGTAGCACATGAGAGAAAACCCCTATGTGTCCCTTAGCAAGAGGCTGATGAAGCAAATTATAGTTCATCCCCCAGTGAAATACCCTAAAAATAATGAGGACACTGAAGGATGTATGGGGTGGTACCTGGCGTGTGCAGTCTACCTTGAAATGCTCCAAAAGTAacgtggatggatgggtggatgaatagAGGGGTGGCTAGAGACATGTCAAACCTGATACAGCCAAACACCGATGGTAGGATGCAAGCGTGGGTACACGGTTGCTTGTAGCACAACCCTGTCACCTTTACTGCATGTTGaagttttccataataaaatattaGGGGAAATtcttatgaaatgaaaagaaagaaagaaggagggaaggagaaaaagagaaaggaagagagaaaggatgggagggagcaaggaaggaaaagaaagaagaaaggaagggacatTCCCTGAAGGCAGGACCATGCGTTTCCCAACAGTGCTACAGAAATAACCTCCCAGACACATTACATGAAGAAAGAATGGAGGTGGTCATttgcatgaaaaaatattttttaagaggtGACTTTTAGACAaagagaatatttctttttttttttaatctttgggtCACActgcatggcctgtgggatctgagttgccttgactagggatcgaacccacgcccctgCGTTagcagtgtggagtcttaatcactggaccaccagaaaagtgcCTGAATAGAATATTTCTAACAAGACCAAAAGGGAACTGGCAACACAGGTTGTCTTCAGAGAGGGAGAATGAGGGACTGGGGgaaaagggtgggagggagacttttttcccaatgaatattctttGCACATTTTGAATTTGTATGTCATGCACCTGTTTACCTGTTCAAAGGTTCAGGGCTTATACAtggtctggcacatagtaagcacttgaTCAACTGTTACACCCATTTTATGGAAATTTTCATTCAATGGATAGTTATTGAGGTGCTCCTGCATGCCGGCCACATGCTGGGGATGAAGTGATAAGGACTAGGTCCTCATGGTGGGGGAACTAAGCAaaggcaataaataaaataaatccagattGTGACAAGTgctacagagacagagagacaaaaacaAGGTGAAAATAGGCGAGGTAAGTTATATGGAAAGCGTAGTCAAGGAAGGCTTTCAGGAGGAGGTGACATGTTGGCCAAGACCTGAGAGATTCCCAAGCCCATACTGGGaagaagttgggggtgggggtaggtacatctcagagagagagaacagcacgtgcaaaggccctggggctggaAAGGATACATGGGTCACAGGAATGGAAAGAAGGCATAGTGACTGGAACCTGGAGACTCACAGTGCGTTTGGAGAGATGGGAAGCACCAGGTCATGCAGGCCTTGGAGTGTGTATTTTGTAGCCATTGGGGGGTCAGTATGCATGTgtgtcagtcgcttcagtcatgttcgactctttgagaacacatggactgcagcctgccaggcttctcagtccatgggattctccaagcaagtattactggagtgggttgccatttcctcctccaggggatcttcccgacccagggattcaaccaaaGGAGTCTCTGgcatggtaggtggattctttaccgctgagccattggggaaacccAGAAGGTCAGCAGGGCAGCAATATGATCTGATTTGTATTTAAAAGCCCACGTTAACTGCCAGGTGAGGGCAGATTAAGGAGGCAGGAAGACTGacaagaggctcagagagatgcaggtacttgcccaagttcacacggACTATAAATAACAGatccaggactcaaacccagatcTTGCTGGGGAAAAATTGTGCTTGAAGAGCTCTTCCTTAAACAGGGGGTGACAACTAAGGATGAAAGAGAAGCCAGAGCCCAGAGGTCCATTTGGACCCCAAAATAGCCAGGGGCAGAGACCCAGCAGGAGAGGGGCCAGTTGATCCTGGGCAATCAGCTTCCTCCCTGTGTCACTACGGAGCAGGAGtgaggggagaggtgggaggaCTCCCAAGCCCAGGCCGAGCAGACAGGAATCAACAAGGGAAGCAACTGGAAGCCATCCCAGGTTTTAGAGCTAAGGCAGGGCCAGGAGTCAAGCAAGGCTTGGTCAGATCAGACAGTGGGGATGGCGAGGAGGGTGttggggagggatggggtgggggctcACTCACGTCTTTTCTGACTTTTCTGCCCTGCTTCCTCCAGCACCTCCACACTCTCGCTGATTATTTCTTCCAATCCTATGTGCTCGACTTTGGGGAAAAACCAAAGACACCAACACATAGTCAGTAGATGTCCAAGGTGAGGCCCCATTGACACTCCGTTGGGAGGGAATGTGATCACTCATTGAGGGTGGTCCTCGGGTATTACAGTGCTCCCCCAGGAACAAGGAAGGAAATGCAGGCTGAGCCAAGAACTGCCCGCCCCCGCCCAccaagggacagttagggagtttgagatcacatgtacacactgctatatttaaaatggataaccaacaagaacctactgtatagcacacggaactttgctcaatgttatgtggcagcttggatgggagggggctttgggggagaatgggtatatggctgagtcccttcactgtccacctgaaactatcacaacattgttaatcagctgtactctaacatacaaagtgaaagtgaaagtcgctcagttgcatccaactctttgcgaccccgtggactgtagcccaccaggctcctctctccatggaattctccaggcaagaatactggagtgggtagccattctcttctccaggggatcttcccaacccagggatcaaacctaggtctcctgcatcgcaggcagattctttactggccaagccagcagggaaactaatataaaataaaaagttaaaaagacaaCAAGAACTGGTCAACTTACTGAAAATGTCTTTGCTCAGGCCCTCCAGCTGGGTGTCCTGGAAGACGTACTGGTCCAATTCCGCTGCCCAGACAAGAAAAAGCATCGTCAATCAACTATTTCTCACCAAATGCTTACTGTATGCCTGGCCTTGGACTGGGCATCAGGGAACTGTGACCCTTCAGACTTGGCACACACTGGGGTTCAATAAATGTGTGCTGAACGAATGAtcaaatgaatgaaggaagactGAAGCTTCATGGGCTCTTAATCTAATTAAAGGCATGATATATATCCATGCAAACTTTTCTATTGCTATAAAGCAGTACATTGCAGCATAGCAGAGTtgtcttgaaagtgaagtgaaagtcactcagtcatgtctgactctttggaaccccatggactgtacagattctttaccagctgagccaccagggaagcccagagttgtCAGGGGTTTGAGTTTAAATTCCAGCTCTACTCCCCTCACCCCACTAGCTGTACAATCTTAGgtctacttaacctctctgggcccctgtttcctcatctgtgtaatGAGAATAAATAGTACCTACAACCCAGGGATGGATGGTGAGGATTGGAGGCTCTGCATTTAAAGCAATCAACGCAGTAGCTGGGATAGAGTGAACActcaataaagtgaaagtgttagtggttcagtcatgtgtggttctttgcaaccccaagtgctatagcctgctgggctcctctgttcatggaattctccaggcaagtatcctggagtgagtagccttcccTTTCTGGTTAATTACATGAAGTGGAGCATGTCTTATAGCCAAGGGAAAGATAGCTATCATAGTAAGAGGTAAGAGGAGGGTGTATTTTGGGTTGGGGTAGTCAGGGAGGGTTTCCCAGAGGCAGGGATCCTGGAGCCAGACCTTGAAAGATGGGGGGGCAGAGTCTGAGAGATGAAAGtagagggcttcctgggtagtgGG
Encoded proteins:
- the CIITA gene encoding MHC class II transactivator isoform X2; its protein translation is MNHFQTILSQVRMLLSSHRPNQVQELLDNLLAEELLSREYHYALLHESDGEALARKISLTLLEKGDPDLALLGWIWSGLQAPTAERDPSYKDPGGSGQCPTMELGPLEGSYLELLNSSADPLQLYHLYDRMDLTGEEEIELCSEPDTDTINCEQFSRLLCDMEGDEETREAYANIAELDQYVFQDTQLEGLSKDIFIEHIGLEEIISESVEVLEEAGQKSQKRPEPLTMPVVTGTFLVGPVSDSLVQPCPPPPALFNTEPASSQTRLKDAAPPSSSLLSCLSLPAGPIQIIPTLPTLPQGLWPISGTGTGVSSILIYQSEMPPASQTPPSSGPAVQSLPKSPDRPGSASPFAPSAADLPSMPEPALTSRAGLTEDEMSPSKCPAAGGASSKLPKWPESVEQFYQSLRDKYQAQPTSPEGTLVETDLVRVRLEKSSGKSQERELATLDWAERQPARGGLAEVLLAASDCQQPRETRVIAVLGKAGHGKSHWARAVSRAWAHGQLPQYDFVFCVPCHRLDRPGTSYRLQDLLSSLGPQPLPVDDEVLSYIARRPNRILLILDGFEDLEAHDGSLHSAGGPGSAEPRSLRGLLGGLLQRKLLRGCTLLLTAWPRGRLAQSLSKVDALFEVAGFSVQQAEAYVRRYFELEGTAEHQERALALLQAQPFLLSHSHSPTVCRAVCQLAEALLQRSDGAQLPSTLTGLYVGLLGPAARDGPPGALAELARLAWELGRAHQRALKAGCLLSAEARAWAAAQGWLRPTPGAPETELAFSSFLLQCFLGAVWLALSGEIKDKELPQYLALTPRKKRPYDNWLEGVPRFLVGLVFQPRAGCLGALAGPAAATSADRKQKVLTRYLKRLQPGTLQAGRLLELLHCAHEALDPGLWQHVLQGLPAHLSFLGTRLTPPDTHVLGSALEAAGQDFSLDLRSTGVDASGLGSLVGLSCVTRFRAALSDTVELWESLQQRGEAKLLRAVEEKFTIEPFKAKSMKDVEDLGNLVQIQRTRSSSEAAAGELPAVRDLKKLEFALGPVLGPQVFPKLVKILEAFTSLQHLDLDSLSENKIGDEGVAQLSATFPQLKALETLNLSQNNITDVGACKLAEALPALAASLLRLSLYNNCICDAGAESLAHALPDMVSLRVLDVQYNKFTAAGAQQLAAGLRKCPQVKTLAMWTPTIPFGVQEHLQQLDPRIILR